Proteins encoded together in one Tissierellales bacterium window:
- a CDS encoding methyl-accepting chemotaxis protein, whose protein sequence is MKKLKHKILIYSLISSLLLFVIVFSASYISISQVGNTSLQETEDIMRENFDRNVKEQVENAVSLINSFYSQYQDGLITLDEAKMQSANAVRELSYGADGYFWIDSYDGTNIVFLGRDSEGSNRISMKDANGFELIRAIISVGRESGGGYTDYYFPKPGNDTPLPKRSYSLAFSPFEWVIGTGNYTDDIDVLVAEKSALLNSTISSKLLSLTIFGLIAILISAMLSYFLGHSIAKPISTTAEYLHNLSDGDFSKDIIGKNKLLKSKDETGDLVRSLDHMRTSIVSSFKIIHDVSESFANAIEIMHDQLASVSQEIENVSATTETIAAGMEETTASAQSMTQTANEIDDASESIAINAQEGAKNAGKISIRASELKQSAIESKTNAESIYEESRLHLIEAMEKTKSVDEINRLATTIMEITEQTNLLALNASIEAARAGEAGKGFAVVANEISTLADNSGKAVSEIQSITNIVLDSVNDLNKRSQELLDFLNSQVISDYEKMVETGEFYSADAEMVNEMVSDYSATSEELTASIQNVVHSLAEVSDASEESAKGTQTIVSSTNTINVQANDLLKQSEEINDGLKKLLDSISKFKI, encoded by the coding sequence ATGAAAAAATTGAAGCACAAAATTTTAATTTATTCACTCATAAGTTCATTGTTGCTTTTTGTCATAGTCTTTTCTGCATCTTACATATCTATATCACAAGTCGGAAATACCTCTCTGCAAGAAACAGAAGACATAATGCGTGAAAACTTTGATAGAAATGTAAAAGAACAAGTTGAAAATGCAGTAAGTCTTATAAATTCATTCTACTCACAATATCAAGACGGCTTAATAACTCTAGATGAAGCTAAGATGCAATCAGCAAATGCAGTTCGTGAACTTTCATATGGTGCAGATGGTTATTTTTGGATTGATTCATATGATGGAACGAACATCGTTTTTTTAGGCAGAGATTCTGAAGGATCAAATAGGATTTCTATGAAAGATGCAAATGGATTCGAACTAATCCGAGCTATAATATCTGTAGGTAGGGAATCTGGTGGAGGTTATACTGATTATTATTTCCCTAAACCAGGAAACGATACTCCACTACCAAAGAGGAGTTATTCTCTTGCATTTTCGCCATTTGAATGGGTAATTGGAACTGGAAATTATACCGATGATATAGACGTATTAGTTGCTGAAAAAAGTGCTCTTTTAAATTCAACTATAAGTTCAAAATTACTTTCACTTACTATTTTCGGTCTCATTGCCATACTAATTTCAGCTATGCTCTCTTATTTTTTGGGACATTCCATAGCAAAACCTATAAGTACAACAGCAGAATATTTGCACAACTTATCCGATGGGGATTTTTCAAAAGATATAATTGGCAAAAATAAACTCTTAAAATCCAAAGATGAAACTGGAGATTTAGTGAGATCTTTAGATCATATGAGAACTTCTATTGTTTCTAGTTTTAAAATCATACATGATGTCAGTGAATCTTTTGCAAATGCAATAGAAATAATGCATGATCAATTGGCCTCTGTATCACAAGAAATAGAAAATGTATCAGCTACTACAGAAACTATTGCTGCTGGTATGGAGGAAACTACTGCATCCGCACAATCTATGACTCAGACTGCAAACGAAATAGATGATGCTTCTGAGAGTATAGCCATAAATGCACAAGAAGGTGCTAAAAATGCTGGTAAAATAAGTATTAGAGCTTCTGAACTTAAACAAAGTGCAATAGAATCTAAAACAAATGCAGAGAGTATTTACGAAGAATCTAGATTGCATCTTATAGAAGCAATGGAAAAAACAAAGAGTGTTGATGAAATTAATAGACTTGCAACTACTATAATGGAAATCACCGAACAAACGAATTTGTTAGCTCTAAATGCATCTATAGAAGCTGCTAGAGCTGGTGAAGCTGGAAAAGGGTTTGCAGTTGTTGCAAATGAAATAAGCACTCTTGCTGATAATTCTGGAAAAGCCGTTTCTGAAATTCAAAGTATCACAAATATTGTATTAGATTCAGTAAATGATTTAAATAAACGAAGTCAAGAACTACTAGATTTCCTAAATTCTCAAGTTATATCCGACTATGAAAAGATGGTTGAAACTGGTGAATTTTACAGTGCTGATGCCGAAATGGTCAATGAAATGGTATCTGATTACAGTGCCACTTCTGAAGAATTAACTGCTTCTATACAAAATGTTGTTCACTCTTTAGCTGAAGTTTCTGATGCTTCAGAAGAAAGTGCTAAGGGAACTCAAACTATTGTATCTAGTACAAATACTATCAATGTTCAGGCTAATGATTTGTTGAAACAATCAGAAGAAATAAACGATGGTCTCAAAAAATTATTGGATTCAATTTCTAAGTTTAAAATTTAG
- a CDS encoding YitT family protein yields the protein MKKFIMIFVANVFSAIAFNGFLIPNNLLSGGIGGLAVMFFYLTGISTAIFVIGINIPLFALGQKFVDKEFAFNSIVSMLCFSFLLSITGNISSYIQINDLLIETIIGGVLNGVGMGILFSNKSSQGGTDIIAAVIKRKFNIPLGTILMSINAIILSISSVLFGFRLAMYTIIALFVSYQVMDKVKRGINPEQNAMIISSESDTITREITDCLNRSATLVEGQGAYSKNSKQIIYCTLPTIEIGKLKEIVENIDPSAFIAINDLSEVRGGGFKRHAF from the coding sequence ATGAAAAAATTTATTATGATTTTTGTTGCAAATGTATTTTCTGCAATTGCATTCAATGGATTCTTGATACCAAATAACTTACTTAGTGGAGGCATCGGAGGCCTTGCAGTAATGTTTTTCTACTTAACTGGAATTTCTACTGCTATATTTGTTATAGGAATAAATATACCACTATTTGCCCTAGGTCAAAAATTCGTAGATAAAGAATTTGCATTCAACAGTATAGTATCCATGTTGTGTTTTTCATTTTTACTTAGCATTACAGGAAATATATCATCATATATCCAAATAAACGACTTACTCATAGAAACAATAATTGGTGGCGTACTAAACGGAGTTGGAATGGGAATATTATTTTCTAACAAATCTTCTCAAGGCGGAACGGATATTATAGCAGCTGTTATAAAGAGAAAATTTAATATACCCTTAGGAACCATTTTAATGTCCATAAACGCTATCATATTGAGCATATCATCAGTCCTTTTCGGATTTAGACTGGCTATGTACACTATTATAGCTTTATTTGTAAGTTATCAAGTAATGGATAAGGTTAAACGTGGAATCAACCCAGAGCAAAATGCCATGATAATATCTTCTGAATCCGATACAATTACAAGAGAGATAACCGATTGTTTAAATAGAAGTGCTACACTCGTAGAAGGTCAAGGTGCTTATAGTAAAAATTCTAAACAAATAATATATTGTACACTTCCTACTATAGAAATAGGAAAACTTAAGGAAATTGTTGAAAATATTGATCCAAGCGCATTTATAGCTATAAATGATTTGAGCGAAGTACGCGGCGGTGGTTTTAAACGACATGCATTTTAA
- a CDS encoding TlpA family protein disulfide reductase — protein sequence MLKKRIMVGILAITMIAGFTGCGAKKSEDTKNEVGSVETSMSESNDDTKDIEQISKELKFREQGMSYIEPSVFKEHPFAFDKLGFGPNENGLGGMNYSYVPAEMVEKMQDIIKKAEAGEKLNEEEGKSFFEEFLKSMKPFATVQSYKKELVEKNGIKELTKFEKNEILGEQDGYIYYLGYNEPNSIDDLTEKDKEIYQSGYDQLDEIRDSFKLMEIYDENKALKSIGTISSFKTKDLAGEDVDESIFKDNKITMINIWATTCGPCVSEMEDLEKIYNENKDKGFNLIGIVTDGDVALEDAKFIAEKKGLTFKNIIAEDALKRDVLSKISGTPTTLFVDSEGNIVGEPIIGSAGKEVYGKAIESYLDEE from the coding sequence ATGTTGAAGAAAAGAATAATGGTTGGAATATTGGCAATAACTATGATAGCTGGTTTTACTGGTTGTGGAGCAAAAAAATCTGAAGATACAAAAAATGAAGTTGGAAGTGTTGAAACTAGTATGTCAGAATCGAATGACGATACAAAAGACATTGAGCAAATTTCAAAAGAGCTCAAATTTAGAGAACAAGGTATGAGCTACATTGAGCCGAGCGTATTTAAGGAACATCCATTTGCATTTGACAAATTGGGATTTGGTCCTAATGAAAATGGTCTTGGAGGCATGAATTATAGCTATGTTCCTGCTGAAATGGTAGAGAAAATGCAGGATATAATAAAGAAAGCGGAAGCCGGAGAAAAGTTAAATGAAGAAGAGGGAAAATCATTTTTTGAAGAGTTTTTAAAATCTATGAAGCCGTTTGCTACAGTACAATCTTATAAGAAGGAACTTGTGGAGAAGAATGGGATTAAGGAACTTACTAAATTTGAAAAAAATGAAATACTAGGAGAGCAAGATGGATATATATATTATTTAGGATACAACGAACCAAATAGCATAGACGATTTAACTGAAAAGGATAAAGAGATATATCAAAGCGGTTATGATCAATTAGATGAGATTAGAGATTCATTTAAGCTTATGGAGATATATGACGAAAACAAAGCACTCAAGTCAATTGGAACTATTTCTAGTTTTAAGACAAAGGATTTGGCAGGAGAGGATGTTGATGAGTCTATATTCAAGGACAATAAGATTACTATGATAAATATATGGGCGACAACATGCGGTCCATGTGTTTCAGAGATGGAGGATCTTGAGAAAATTTACAATGAAAATAAAGATAAGGGTTTTAACTTAATAGGAATAGTAACTGATGGTGATGTAGCACTTGAGGACGCGAAGTTTATTGCAGAGAAGAAAGGTCTCACATTCAAAAATATAATAGCTGAAGATGCTTTAAAAAGAGATGTTCTAAGTAAAATTTCTGGTACACCGACAACGCTTTTTGTGGATAGTGAAGGAAATATAGTAGGAGAACCTATAATAGGCTCAGCAGGAAAAGAGGTGTATGGTAAAGCTATAGAAAGTTATTTAGATGAAGAGTAA